One window of the Rhodospirillales bacterium genome contains the following:
- a CDS encoding GTP-binding protein, translated as MTVRLNLLFGFLGSGKTTLARRLLDRPKQTEKTAIIVNEFGDVGIDGAILEGSHVDMIELTSGCLCCTLKSSMLGAVEELADRAGAQRIVVEATGVAQPEALLETFVDPSSRGRYDIGPVVTVVDSPKYAKLAGILGEFYRAQVEYADWVVLNKIDLASADVLESARAAVARINPRAEIHFAERCDVDVDALLNGPSSLSARDFMRARGDKLGRDHDPDHDHRHPPSESFVLDAEGDAGRDAIESFFRNLPESVWRAKGFMSLDGQPSLIQYAMGEIEIRKSGPRPARHMVFIGRHMNRDDIADRFGAVREDRGATAARSRTGTG; from the coding sequence ATGACCGTCCGCTTGAATCTGCTGTTCGGCTTTCTCGGCTCGGGCAAGACAACCCTCGCGCGCCGCTTGCTCGATCGGCCGAAACAGACGGAGAAGACGGCCATTATCGTCAACGAATTCGGAGACGTGGGCATCGACGGCGCCATACTCGAGGGCAGCCATGTCGACATGATCGAACTGACGTCGGGTTGCCTCTGCTGCACGCTCAAAAGTTCGATGCTGGGCGCGGTCGAGGAACTCGCCGACCGGGCCGGTGCCCAACGCATCGTCGTCGAGGCCACCGGGGTTGCCCAACCCGAGGCGCTGCTCGAAACCTTCGTCGATCCGTCGTCGCGCGGGCGTTACGACATCGGCCCCGTCGTCACCGTCGTCGATTCGCCCAAATACGCGAAGCTTGCGGGCATCTTGGGCGAATTCTATCGGGCCCAGGTCGAATATGCCGATTGGGTCGTGCTCAACAAAATCGATCTGGCATCGGCCGACGTGCTCGAATCCGCGCGGGCGGCCGTTGCCCGGATCAACCCGCGCGCCGAAATCCATTTCGCCGAACGCTGCGATGTCGATGTCGACGCCCTATTGAACGGTCCCTCGAGCCTGTCCGCCCGGGATTTCATGCGTGCGCGGGGAGACAAGCTCGGTCGCGATCACGATCCTGACCACGACCATCGCCATCCGCCGTCCGAATCCTTCGTGCTCGACGCCGAAGGCGATGCCGGGCGGGACGCGATCGAATCTTTTTTCCGCAATCTTCCCGAAAGCGTGTGGCGCGCGAAGGGCTTCATGAGTCTCGACGGTCAACCCAGCCTGATCCAATACGCGATGGGCGAGATCGAGATCCGCAAATCCGGTCCGCGCCCGGCACGTCACATGGTGTTTATCGGACGGCACATGAATAGGGACGACATCGCCGATCGGTTCGGCGCGGTTCGCGAGGACCGTGGCGCGACGGCGGCCCGGTCCCGGACGGGGACGGGATGA
- a CDS encoding GntR family transcriptional regulator, with translation MTHPRSESTAAAAVADSRSLTEKAYQLLVQKLTRLELVPGAPLIEKNLSADLGIGRTPIREALQRLAAEGLVTHHINRGMFVAEISPANIQQIYEFRQVVDGYAARLSAVRANEKDIEDLRKIQLSLVQATEDDDIDAYVIHARQFHETLARVARNAYLAETMLKIFNLHLRLWFLISQRVGTWHEIARAHEEMTKGIVEGVARRDPDQAESAVTTYVSRRHQDLRELL, from the coding sequence ATGACCCATCCTCGATCCGAATCGACCGCCGCCGCGGCGGTCGCCGACTCCCGGTCGCTGACCGAAAAGGCTTACCAGCTTTTGGTCCAAAAACTGACGCGGCTCGAACTCGTGCCGGGCGCTCCGTTGATCGAAAAAAACCTATCGGCCGATCTCGGTATCGGCCGCACGCCGATCCGCGAGGCCTTGCAACGCCTGGCCGCCGAAGGACTGGTGACGCACCACATCAATCGCGGGATGTTCGTCGCCGAAATCAGCCCCGCCAATATCCAGCAGATTTACGAATTCCGTCAGGTTGTCGACGGCTATGCCGCGCGATTGTCCGCCGTTCGCGCCAACGAGAAGGACATCGAGGACCTCCGCAAAATTCAACTCAGCCTGGTGCAGGCGACCGAGGATGACGATATCGACGCTTACGTCATCCATGCCCGCCAATTCCACGAAACGCTCGCGCGCGTCGCGCGGAACGCCTATTTGGCCGAAACGATGCTGAAGATATTCAACCTTCACCTTCGGTTGTGGTTTCTGATCTCCCAACGGGTCGGGACCTGGCATGAAATCGCGCGGGCGCACGAGGAAATGACCAAGGGAATCGTCGAAGGAGTCGCCCGCCGCGACCCCGATCAGGCGGAGTCGGCGGTTACAACGTACGTTTCCCGGCGGCACCAGGATTTGCGCGAGCTTCTCTAG
- a CDS encoding DUF4445 domain-containing protein, whose protein sequence is MNAGSVTVTFVDDRGQTRAVEAARGATLLDAAHAAGIGIEATCGARGRCRTCRVKVLKGELSPPTIQDRVQLGDEEVREHFRLACQVKLIADCTAQPMPPREEAGHKILAGGKTVTEDGRLTIDSGVVKRVVRANPPSDENLQTSDLEEVLAVLPADTDRRVPIDVTRKIPSLIRSNRGVMTVTTFAGRVIDAEPGDTSAHLYGMAFDIGTTSIVGTLMDLKTGEQLAEVGSVNPQSVYGGDLMSRIAFAQFDSKKLQTLRAKVLNAINGFIDEACAKAGISANHVYKIVVVGNTCMHHIFLGIDVTHLGLAPYAPAVRDLIVLPSKDVPLKGAPNAQVCLLPLVAGFVGADTMACVLATRIYESEQIRALVDIGTNGEVVMGSKHRLIACSAPAGPAFEGAQIRNGMRGAVGAIERVRLNDDLECETIGGAPPVGICGSGLIDACAVFIDARIIDASGRIRRERRELLPKALRERFVDTPGGCEFVLVHKDRSGRNEPIVLTQGDIRQLQLAKSAIFSGVAMLQQVMKVPNADLAELMLCGGFGNYISIESAVKIRLLPELPLERITYVGNAALMGAQMALLSEAERRRSLELARRIEHVALATHPQFQEIFVEGMSFSGTTFDAEKKAHAKAAPEGKATAAGS, encoded by the coding sequence ATGAATGCGGGAAGCGTTACCGTCACTTTCGTCGACGATCGCGGCCAAACGCGCGCCGTCGAAGCGGCGCGGGGCGCGACCCTGCTCGACGCGGCCCACGCCGCCGGGATCGGGATCGAGGCCACCTGCGGCGCCCGCGGCCGGTGCCGCACCTGCCGCGTCAAGGTGTTGAAGGGCGAGCTGTCGCCGCCGACGATCCAGGACCGCGTTCAGCTCGGCGACGAGGAAGTGCGCGAGCATTTCCGGCTTGCCTGCCAGGTCAAGCTGATCGCCGACTGCACCGCGCAACCCATGCCCCCGCGCGAGGAAGCGGGGCACAAAATCCTCGCGGGCGGAAAGACGGTCACCGAAGACGGCCGCTTGACGATCGATTCGGGCGTGGTCAAGCGCGTGGTGCGCGCCAATCCGCCGTCCGACGAAAATCTTCAGACATCCGATCTCGAAGAAGTCCTGGCGGTCCTGCCGGCCGACACCGACCGCCGCGTTCCGATCGACGTCACGCGGAAAATCCCGTCCCTGATCAGGTCCAACAGAGGAGTCATGACGGTCACGACGTTTGCCGGACGTGTCATCGACGCCGAACCGGGCGACACGTCGGCGCACCTCTACGGCATGGCGTTCGACATCGGCACCACCAGCATCGTCGGCACGTTGATGGACCTCAAGACCGGCGAGCAGCTTGCCGAAGTCGGCAGCGTCAATCCCCAGTCCGTCTATGGCGGCGATTTGATGTCGCGCATCGCCTTCGCCCAGTTCGATTCCAAGAAGTTGCAGACCCTGCGGGCCAAGGTTCTCAACGCGATCAACGGTTTCATCGACGAGGCCTGCGCCAAGGCCGGCATCTCGGCCAATCACGTCTATAAGATCGTGGTCGTCGGCAACACCTGCATGCACCACATCTTCCTCGGCATTGACGTGACCCATCTCGGGCTCGCGCCCTATGCGCCGGCGGTGCGCGATTTGATCGTGCTCCCGTCCAAGGATGTGCCCTTGAAAGGCGCCCCGAACGCCCAGGTGTGCCTGCTTCCGCTCGTCGCGGGGTTCGTCGGCGCCGACACCATGGCCTGCGTGCTGGCGACTCGGATTTACGAAAGCGAACAGATTCGCGCGTTGGTCGATATCGGCACCAACGGCGAAGTGGTCATGGGGTCGAAGCACCGCCTGATCGCCTGCTCGGCGCCCGCCGGACCGGCATTCGAGGGAGCGCAGATCCGCAACGGCATGCGCGGCGCGGTCGGCGCCATCGAAAGAGTCCGTCTCAACGACGACCTGGAATGCGAAACCATCGGCGGCGCGCCGCCGGTCGGCATTTGCGGCTCGGGCCTGATCGACGCCTGTGCCGTGTTCATCGACGCGCGGATCATCGACGCGTCCGGGCGCATCCGCCGCGAGCGGCGCGAGTTGCTGCCGAAGGCCCTGCGCGAGCGTTTCGTCGATACGCCCGGCGGCTGCGAGTTCGTCCTGGTGCACAAGGACCGTTCCGGTCGCAACGAGCCCATTGTGCTGACCCAGGGCGACATTCGCCAACTGCAACTGGCCAAAAGCGCGATCTTTTCCGGGGTCGCCATGCTCCAGCAGGTCATGAAGGTGCCGAACGCGGACTTGGCCGAACTCATGCTGTGCGGAGGATTCGGAAATTACATCAGCATCGAGAGCGCGGTGAAAATCCGCCTGCTGCCGGAATTGCCCCTGGAGAGAATCACATATGTCGGCAACGCCGCCCTGATGGGCGCGCAAATGGCGCTGCTGTCGGAAGCGGAGCGTCGGCGTTCGCTCGAACTGGCGCGCCGGATCGAGCACGTGGCGCTCGCCACCCATCCGCAGTTTCAGGAAATCTTTGTCGAGGGCATGAGTTTTTCGGGGACAACGTTCGATGCGGAAAAGAAGGCCCACGCCAAGGCCGCGCCCGAGGGGAAAGCAACGGCGGCGGGATCATGA
- a CDS encoding CDGSH iron-sulfur domain-containing protein, whose amino-acid sequence MNDNASRRDLPASPQQAPYAVRVEAGRQYAWCSCGLSATQPWCDGSHRDTGFEPIIFVAELSGVFYMCGCKRSDNKPYCFGNCTGYARRSDSYSFS is encoded by the coding sequence ATGAACGACAACGCATCGCGTCGCGATCTTCCGGCCTCGCCGCAGCAGGCCCCTTACGCGGTTCGGGTCGAGGCGGGCCGGCAATACGCGTGGTGCAGTTGCGGCCTGAGCGCAACGCAGCCCTGGTGCGACGGCTCCCATCGCGACACCGGGTTCGAGCCGATCATATTCGTTGCCGAGTTAAGCGGGGTCTTTTATATGTGCGGGTGCAAGCGTTCCGATAACAAGCCATATTGTTTCGGAAACTGCACCGGCTATGCGCGACGATCCGATTCGTATTCGTTTTCTTGA
- a CDS encoding YggT family protein has product MTGGDVWWSYWYFHLPNYALAVLMYTLFGRFLLAAILRPDSPNYILRWFRLLTNPVIVVVRFVTPTYVPEKYLPLAGMFWLALARLTFYVIMFRLGLAPSLGGLGGEGG; this is encoded by the coding sequence ATGACCGGCGGCGACGTGTGGTGGAGCTATTGGTACTTCCATCTGCCCAACTACGCGCTGGCCGTGCTGATGTATACCCTGTTCGGCCGGTTTCTGCTCGCCGCCATCCTGCGGCCCGATTCGCCCAACTACATCCTGCGCTGGTTCCGGCTGTTGACCAATCCGGTGATCGTGGTGGTGCGCTTCGTCACCCCGACCTATGTGCCCGAGAAATATCTTCCGCTCGCCGGCATGTTCTGGCTGGCGCTGGCGCGGCTCACGTTCTACGTGATCATGTTCCGCTTGGGACTGGCGCCGTCCCTCGGCGGCCTGGGCGGGGAAGGGGGCTGA
- a CDS encoding DUF1178 family protein, translating into MIRYRLQCPKGHSFDEWFDSGADCDAKLSRKAMACPECGDRKIAKGIMAPSVAGSSRAAEAPACGSGMPCGACPMAGQH; encoded by the coding sequence ATGATCCGCTACCGCCTGCAATGCCCAAAGGGCCACTCCTTCGACGAGTGGTTCGATTCCGGCGCCGATTGCGACGCCAAGCTTTCCCGGAAAGCGATGGCGTGCCCCGAATGCGGCGACAGGAAAATCGCCAAGGGCATCATGGCCCCTAGCGTCGCCGGAAGTTCGCGTGCGGCCGAGGCGCCGGCTTGCGGTTCCGGAATGCCGTGCGGCGCCTGCCCGATGGCGGGACAGCATTGA
- the bmt gene encoding betaine--homocysteine S-methyltransferase, producing the protein MGISANKLSALLEEKAVLMADGGMGTTLFQLGLHSGAPGELWNLDHPERIEGVHRGFVDAGSDIILTNSFGGTRFRCRHHNSEDRVRDINVSAARIARKVADAAERPVVVGGSMGPTGEMIAPYGERTPEEIESGFVEQAIALKEGGVDVAWIETIFFEDELAAAVRAAERAGLPYVLTMTFDTGGRTMMGLRPEDAIKLPVTHGWSPVAFGANCGVGPAQLIDSVLGLVKGSKPGDVVVAKGNCGLPKIGNDMKIRYDGTPEVMADYAALAYRAGARIIGGCCGTTQEHLKAMRAVLTGGPRGPSPSYAEIEQKLGPVKITTQRPAPA; encoded by the coding sequence TTGGGTATTTCCGCCAATAAACTCAGCGCGCTTCTCGAGGAGAAAGCGGTTCTCATGGCCGACGGGGGCATGGGAACAACCTTGTTTCAGCTCGGGTTGCACAGCGGCGCCCCGGGCGAACTTTGGAATCTTGACCACCCGGAACGCATCGAGGGAGTGCACCGCGGTTTCGTCGACGCGGGTTCGGATATCATCCTGACCAATTCCTTCGGCGGCACCCGGTTCCGCTGCCGCCACCATAACTCCGAGGATCGGGTGCGCGACATCAACGTCAGCGCCGCCCGCATCGCGCGCAAGGTCGCCGACGCGGCCGAGCGCCCCGTGGTGGTCGGCGGATCGATGGGGCCGACCGGGGAAATGATCGCTCCCTATGGCGAACGCACGCCCGAGGAAATCGAAAGCGGGTTCGTCGAGCAGGCGATCGCGCTCAAGGAAGGCGGCGTCGATGTGGCGTGGATCGAAACGATTTTTTTCGAAGACGAGCTGGCCGCCGCCGTGCGCGCGGCCGAACGCGCCGGCTTGCCCTATGTGCTGACCATGACGTTCGATACCGGCGGACGGACGATGATGGGTCTCCGGCCGGAGGACGCCATCAAGCTGCCGGTCACGCACGGCTGGAGCCCGGTCGCTTTCGGCGCCAATTGCGGCGTCGGGCCGGCGCAGTTGATCGATTCGGTCCTCGGTCTGGTGAAAGGGTCAAAGCCGGGCGACGTGGTCGTCGCCAAAGGCAATTGCGGCCTGCCCAAAATCGGCAACGACATGAAAATCCGCTATGACGGCACGCCGGAGGTCATGGCCGATTACGCCGCTCTTGCCTATCGGGCCGGCGCCCGGATCATCGGCGGCTGTTGCGGTACGACCCAGGAACACTTGAAAGCCATGCGGGCGGTGCTGACCGGCGGGCCCCGCGGGCCTTCGCCCTCCTACGCCGAGATCGAACAAAAACTGGGTCCGGTCAAAATCACGACGCAACGGCCCGCGCCCGCCTGA